A region from the Vicia villosa cultivar HV-30 ecotype Madison, WI linkage group LG3, Vvil1.0, whole genome shotgun sequence genome encodes:
- the LOC131655593 gene encoding large ribosomal subunit protein P1-like, which produces MSSGELGCIYATLILHDDGIPITAEKISTILKAADVTVESYWPSLFAKLAQSKNVDDLVLNAGAAGGAAVVSAGGAAPAAGGAAAAEAPVEAKKEEAKEESDDDMGFSLFD; this is translated from the exons ATGAGTTCCGGTGAGTTGGGTTGCATCTACGCCACCTTGATTCTCCACGACGATGGAATCCCAATCACC GCGGAGAAGATCAGCACAATCTTGAAGGCTGCCGATGTCACCGTCGAATCCTACTGGCCAAGCCTATTCGCCAAGCTTGCTCAGAGCAAGAACGTTGACGATCTTGTTTTGAACGCTGGCGCAGCCGGAGGAGCCGCCGTTGTTTCAGCCGGAGGAGCCGCACCCGCCGCTGGTGGAGCTGCAGCAGCAGAGGCACCTGTCGAGGCAAAGAAG GAAGAAGCCAAGGAAGAAAGTGATGATGACATgggctttagtttgtttgattag